In Cololabis saira isolate AMF1-May2022 chromosome 4, fColSai1.1, whole genome shotgun sequence, one DNA window encodes the following:
- the zgc:162698 gene encoding transmembrane protein 87A-like, translating to MSNSAGPARSRSRFGPRVSMLLLDLLLLLAVLTRPASAGSEPGKWVVDVDSESLKKQTFFLFSKTLFNNSLIYLKASAQNCDSASPAQFNVSWYLRNSHCYNEVFELDSKRAASYFRSTDVRVEGGSGFYVFHQYPVVTCQANINLHTQVGDQKRIRLTEPPPLQPVTEKSPGRRRRAVEPPKPKPVAAEDAVAPKENPSSPNFNVVAESWEDGPYMLILHIQEVNRNRAPEPAGAGTAPPWSLQLQVSMKGPHDYMSASEWPLMLFYMVMCIVYVLLAVFWLVLSACYWRDLLRIQFWIGGVIFLGMLEKAVYYAEFQSIRYDGLSVQGAVVFAESLSAVKRTLARVLVIIASLGYGIVKPRLGALLHRVVGVGLFYLVFSIVEGILRVNAGRGDNTSSRFLCDIVLALTDSCVVWWIFVSLAQTMKLLKLRRNVVKLSLYRHFTNTLIFAVIASIIFIIWTAKTFRMSKCQSDWRELWIDDAFWRFLFSLILLVIMFLWRPSASNQRYAFSPLVDEESEDEEKEPMMTEAFEGMKMRGAKNETNGSAKPSKVDEDLKWVEENIPSSMADVALPPLLDSDEETVTTKFEMSKME from the exons GAGAGCCTGAAGAAGCAGACGTTCTTCCTCTTCTCCAAGACTCTGTTCAACAACAGCTTAATCTACCTGAAAG CTTCGGCGCAGAACTGCGACTCAGCGTCTCCGGCGCAGTTCAACGTCTCCTGGTATCTGAGGAACTCGCACTGTTACAACGAGGTCTTCGAGTTGGAC TCCAAACGCGCTGCGAGCTACTTCAGGTCCACTGATGTCCGGGTGGAGGGAGGAAGCGGGTTCTACGTCTTCCACCAGTATCCCGTCGTCACCTGCCAGGCCAACATTAACCTGCACACGCAG GTCGGTGACCAGAAACGGATCCGGCTGACAGAACCGCCGCCGCTTCAG CCAGTCACGGAGAAGAGTCCAGGGAGGAGGCGGAGGGCGGTGGAGCCTCCAAAACCAAAG CCTGTTGCAGCAGAAGATGCTGTCGCTCCCAAAGAG AATCCCTCCAGCCCAAACTTCAACGTGGTGGCCGAGAGCTGGGAGGACGGACCGTACATGTTGATCCTGCACATCCAGGAGGTCAACAGGAACCGGGCCCCCGAACCCGCCGGGGCTGGCACCGCCCCGCCCTGGAGTCTGCAGC TCCAGGTCAGCATGAAGGGACCGCACGACTACATGTCGGCCTCCGAGTGGCCGCTGATGCTG TTCTACATGGTGATGTGCATCGTGTACGTGCTGCTGGCCGTGTTCTGGCTGGTTCTGTCCGCCTGCTACTGGAGGGACCTGCTGCGGATCCAGTTCTGGATCGGGGGCGTCATCTTCCTGGGCATGCTGGAGAAGGCCGTCTACTACGCCGAGTTCCAGAGCATCCGCTACGACGGCCTGTCCG TCCAGGGGGCCGTGGTGTTCGCCGAGAGTCTCTCCGCCGTCAAGAGGACTCTGGCCCGGGTGCTCGTCATCATCGCCAGCCTGGGATACGGCATCGTCAA GCCTCGGCTCGGAGCGCTGCTGCACCGGGTGGTCGGCGTCGGCCTGTTCTACCTGGTCTTCTCCATCGTCGAGGGAATCCTGCGCGTCAACGCC GGCCGAGGAGACAACACCAGCAGCAGGTTCCTGTGTGACATCGTTCTGGCCTTGACGGACTCCTGCGTGGTCTGGTGG ATCTTCGTGAGTCTGGCTCAGACGATGAAGCTGCTGAAGCTGCGGAGGAACGTGGTGAAGCTCTCGCTCTACAGACACTTCACCAACACGCTCATCTTCGCCGTCATCG cctccatcatcttcatcatctggaCGGCCAAGACCTTCCGGATGTCCAAGTGTCAGTCG GACTGGAGGGAGCTGTGGATAGACGACGCCTTCTGGCGCTTCCTGTTCTCCCTCATCCTGCTGGTCATCATGTTCCTATGGCGACCGTCGGCCAGCAACCAGAG GTACGCCTTCAGCCCCCTGGTGGACGAGGAGAGCGAGGACGAGGAGAAGGAGCCCATGATGACCGAGGCCTTCG AGGGGATGAAGATGCGAGGCGCCAAGAACGAGACCAACGGCTCGGCCAAACCCAGCAAAGTG GACGAGGATCTGAAATGGGTGGAGGAGAACATCCCGTCATCCATGGCAGACGT CGCCCTGCCGCCCCTGCTGGACTCGGATGAG GAAACCGTGACGACCAAGTTTGAGATGTCCAAGATGGAGTGA